A section of the Agrococcus sp. SGAir0287 genome encodes:
- the glgB gene encoding 1,4-alpha-glucan branching protein GlgB, which translates to MTTIDDATLEQLANGSHATPHDVLGAHPDGDDHVVRVVRRLATSVEALPERSDAVPLTHVGHGVWEGVVPGAIAPYRVRATYDDGVPHEAEDPYRFLPTVGELDAHLWHEGRHEQAWTVLGSHVREHQGVAGTAFAVWAPGARAARVIGDFNGWDGTAHAMRSMGVSGIWELFVPGVGAGDAYKYELLAQDGWVRRADPFARFTEVPPATASKTGVSTFEWSDDEWMRARAQTDPHAGPMSVYEMHFGSWRPGLSYREMADPLIAYLDETGFTHVEFLPLAEHPFGGSWGYQVTGYYAPTSRFGHPDDLKYLIDRLHGAGYGVIVDWVPAHFPKDEWALARFDGTPLFEHGDPRRGEQLDWGTNVFDFGRSEVRNFLVANAVYWLEEFHVDGLRVDAVASMLYLDYSRSEGQWLPNVHGGRENLEAISLLQEVNATAYRRCPGIVMIAEESTSWPGVTKPTDQGGLGFGLKWNMGWMHDTLRYMQVDPMYRSHHHHDITFSFLYAFSEAFTLPISHDEVVHGKGSLLGKMPGDHWQQLASVRAYLTFMWAHPGKQLLFMGQEFGQPSEWSEARGLDWWILDQPAHQGLQRLVARLNRVYREQEALWGRDSEPAGFEWIDGGNSSDNVVAFLRHGNDGRPIAAIHNFSGRPVHGYRIGLPEAGPWTELVNSDASEYGGSGVGNLGTVHATDEGFGGRPASATLTIPPLAGLLLTPER; encoded by the coding sequence ATGACCACGATCGACGACGCGACCCTCGAGCAGCTCGCGAACGGCAGCCACGCGACCCCGCACGACGTGCTCGGCGCGCATCCCGACGGCGACGACCACGTCGTCCGCGTCGTGCGCCGGCTCGCGACGAGCGTCGAGGCGCTGCCAGAGCGCTCGGACGCCGTGCCGCTGACCCACGTCGGCCACGGCGTCTGGGAGGGCGTCGTGCCGGGCGCCATCGCACCGTACCGCGTGCGCGCGACCTACGACGACGGCGTGCCGCACGAGGCTGAGGACCCCTACCGCTTCCTGCCCACGGTGGGCGAGCTCGACGCGCACCTGTGGCACGAGGGCCGTCACGAGCAGGCGTGGACGGTGCTCGGCAGCCACGTGCGCGAGCATCAGGGCGTCGCCGGCACGGCGTTCGCCGTCTGGGCGCCGGGCGCACGCGCCGCCCGCGTCATCGGCGACTTCAACGGCTGGGACGGCACGGCGCACGCCATGCGCTCCATGGGCGTGAGCGGCATCTGGGAGCTCTTCGTGCCGGGCGTCGGCGCTGGCGACGCGTACAAGTACGAGCTGCTCGCCCAGGACGGCTGGGTGCGCCGCGCCGACCCCTTCGCGCGCTTCACGGAGGTGCCGCCCGCGACGGCGTCGAAGACCGGCGTGTCGACGTTCGAGTGGAGCGACGACGAGTGGATGCGCGCCCGCGCGCAGACCGATCCGCACGCTGGGCCGATGTCGGTGTACGAGATGCACTTCGGCTCGTGGCGCCCCGGCCTGTCCTATCGCGAGATGGCCGATCCGCTCATCGCGTACCTCGACGAGACCGGCTTCACCCACGTCGAGTTCCTGCCGCTCGCCGAGCACCCGTTCGGCGGCTCGTGGGGCTACCAGGTCACCGGCTACTACGCGCCGACGAGCCGATTCGGCCACCCCGACGACCTCAAGTACCTCATCGACCGCCTCCACGGCGCCGGCTACGGCGTCATCGTCGACTGGGTGCCCGCGCACTTCCCGAAGGACGAGTGGGCGCTTGCGCGCTTCGACGGCACGCCGCTGTTCGAGCACGGCGACCCGCGCCGCGGCGAGCAGCTGGACTGGGGCACGAACGTCTTCGACTTCGGTCGCAGCGAGGTGCGGAACTTCCTCGTCGCGAACGCCGTCTACTGGCTCGAGGAGTTCCACGTCGACGGCCTGCGGGTCGACGCCGTCGCATCGATGCTCTACCTCGACTACTCGCGCAGCGAGGGCCAGTGGCTGCCGAACGTGCACGGCGGCCGCGAGAACCTCGAGGCGATCTCGCTGCTGCAGGAGGTCAACGCCACCGCCTATCGCCGCTGCCCGGGCATCGTCATGATCGCCGAGGAGTCCACGTCCTGGCCGGGCGTGACGAAGCCGACCGACCAAGGCGGGCTCGGCTTCGGCCTGAAGTGGAACATGGGCTGGATGCACGACACCCTGCGCTACATGCAGGTCGACCCGATGTACCGGTCGCACCATCACCACGACATCACCTTCTCGTTCCTGTACGCCTTCTCGGAGGCGTTCACGCTGCCGATCAGCCACGACGAGGTCGTGCACGGCAAGGGCTCGCTGCTGGGCAAGATGCCCGGCGACCACTGGCAGCAGCTGGCGTCCGTGCGCGCCTACCTCACGTTCATGTGGGCGCATCCGGGCAAGCAGCTGCTCTTCATGGGCCAGGAGTTCGGCCAGCCGAGCGAGTGGAGCGAGGCCCGCGGCCTCGACTGGTGGATCCTCGACCAGCCGGCGCACCAGGGCCTGCAGCGTCTCGTCGCCCGCCTCAACCGCGTCTACCGCGAGCAGGAGGCGCTCTGGGGCCGCGACTCGGAGCCCGCGGGCTTCGAGTGGATCGACGGGGGCAACTCGTCCGACAACGTCGTCGCCTTCCTGCGCCACGGGAACGACGGTCGACCGATCGCCGCCATCCACAACTTCTCGGGCCGCCCCGTGCACGGCTACCGGATCGGGCTGCCCGAGGCGGGACCGTGGACGGAGCTCGTGAACTCGGATGCGTCGGAGTACGGCGGATCGGGCGTCGGCAACCTCGGCACCGTGCACGCGACCGACGAGGGATTCGGCGGTCGCCCCGCGTCGGCGACCCTCACGATCCCGCCGCTCGCCGGCCTGCTGCTCACGCCGGAGCGTTGA
- a CDS encoding TIGR03086 family metal-binding protein: MTTIDPDLDALLRALERTIDDLDDDGWQRPTPCTEWDVAALVDHLTTDLHRFAAGMRGEEVDGSADAGGAEDRAAAFGEAAAQLRAAYDEGHEAQVDWQLAELATHAWDLRTATGTTTEDLDASAAERGLDFVTRNLADDRRGDAFSPAVEPRAGADAYERLAAFSGRSVAAAQ; the protein is encoded by the coding sequence ATGACGACGATCGATCCCGACCTCGACGCACTGCTGCGCGCCCTCGAGCGCACCATCGACGACCTCGACGACGACGGGTGGCAGCGCCCGACCCCGTGCACCGAGTGGGACGTGGCGGCCCTCGTCGACCACCTCACGACCGATCTGCATCGCTTCGCCGCGGGCATGCGCGGCGAGGAGGTCGACGGGTCCGCCGATGCCGGCGGCGCCGAGGACCGCGCGGCTGCGTTCGGCGAGGCGGCGGCCCAGCTGCGCGCCGCGTACGACGAGGGTCACGAGGCCCAGGTCGACTGGCAGCTCGCCGAGCTCGCCACCCACGCCTGGGACCTGCGGACGGCGACGGGCACGACCACCGAGGATCTCGACGCCTCCGCGGCAGAGCGCGGCCTCGACTTCGTCACGCGGAACCTCGCCGACGACCGTCGCGGCGACGCGTTCTCCCCTGCCGTCGAGCCGCGCGCGGGCGCGGATGCCTACGAGCGGCTCGCGGCGTTCTCGGGCAGGAGCGTCGCCGCGGCTCAGTAG
- the glgP gene encoding alpha-glucan family phosphorylase — MKAIRTFTVRSSLPESLRPLEALATNLRWSWHEPTRELFREVSLDAWRGAGHDPIQLLGRVGQERIAELAADEGFVGRVHALAQDLDDYLREARWYQSLDGAPRSIGYFSPEFGITSALPQYSGGLGILAGDHLKAASDLGVPIVGVGLFYQSGYFRQAISSEGWQQESYPVLDPDGLPLTVLRDEDGAPVLVTLAMPGGRTLHARIWEARVGRVPLLLLDTNVRENAPELRGVADRLYGGGGEQRLVQELLLGIGGVRALAAYADRTGTQLPEVFHSNEGHAGFLGLERIGRLVAEGLGFDEALRVVRAGTVFTTHTPVPAGIDRFDASLVRAHFASGELVPGVDVDDVLALGAEEGADVFNMARLGFALAQRANGVSRLHGRVSREMFGALWPGFDADDVPIGSVTNGVHAATWTSPHLKRLASEVLGASDTTRADWGSEALSDDALWAVRREMRAQLVAEARARTRRQHERNQGAAPAWIDRLLDPEVLTIGFARRVPTYKRLTLMLHDRERLRALLTHPERPVQLVIAGKSHPADEQGKQLIQELVRFAQDPALRERIVFLEDYDISMAKTLYPGCDVWLNNPLRPLEACGTSGMKAALNGSLNLSILDGWWDELHDEQNGWAIPSANERVDAVTRDALEATALYDLVEHQVAPRFYDRDERGLPRDWIASIRHTLETLSPVLSAERMLQEYVRELYAPAAAAERAVSAGGYAPAKELAAWATRVAEGFDAVRVLHVDIEGVDRAPVVGDEIGVQVFVELGALAPEDVAVELVAGTMTEAGDLRDTRAFALEHAEAAGSAQRFAARLEVDRAGTFGYGVRVVPSHPLLASPAELGLVAVAG, encoded by the coding sequence GTGAAGGCCATCCGCACGTTCACCGTCCGATCGTCGCTGCCCGAGTCGCTGCGCCCGCTCGAGGCGCTCGCGACCAACCTGCGGTGGTCGTGGCACGAGCCCACGCGCGAGCTGTTCCGCGAGGTGTCGCTCGACGCCTGGCGCGGCGCCGGCCACGATCCCATCCAGCTGCTGGGGCGCGTCGGGCAGGAGCGCATCGCCGAGCTCGCCGCCGACGAGGGGTTCGTCGGCAGGGTCCACGCGCTCGCGCAGGACCTCGACGACTACCTGCGCGAGGCCCGCTGGTACCAGTCGCTCGACGGCGCGCCGCGCTCGATCGGCTACTTCTCGCCCGAGTTCGGCATCACGAGCGCGCTGCCGCAGTACTCGGGCGGCCTCGGGATCCTCGCGGGCGACCATCTGAAGGCCGCGAGCGACCTCGGCGTCCCCATCGTCGGCGTCGGCCTGTTCTACCAGTCGGGGTACTTCCGCCAGGCGATCTCGAGCGAGGGATGGCAGCAGGAGTCCTACCCCGTGCTCGACCCCGACGGGCTGCCGCTCACGGTGCTGCGCGACGAGGACGGCGCACCCGTGCTCGTGACGCTCGCGATGCCCGGCGGTCGGACCCTGCACGCGCGCATCTGGGAGGCGCGCGTCGGGCGCGTGCCGCTGCTGCTGCTCGACACGAACGTGCGCGAGAACGCGCCCGAGCTGCGCGGCGTCGCCGATCGCCTCTACGGCGGCGGCGGCGAGCAGCGGCTCGTGCAGGAGCTGCTGCTCGGGATCGGTGGCGTGCGCGCGCTCGCGGCGTACGCCGATCGCACGGGCACCCAGCTGCCCGAGGTCTTCCACTCGAACGAAGGGCACGCGGGCTTCCTCGGGCTCGAGCGCATCGGTCGCCTTGTCGCCGAGGGCCTCGGCTTCGACGAGGCGCTCCGCGTCGTGCGGGCCGGCACGGTCTTCACGACCCACACGCCCGTGCCCGCCGGGATCGACCGATTCGACGCATCCCTCGTGCGAGCGCACTTCGCCTCGGGCGAGCTCGTGCCCGGCGTCGACGTCGACGACGTGCTCGCGCTCGGCGCCGAGGAGGGCGCCGACGTGTTCAACATGGCGCGGCTCGGCTTCGCGCTCGCGCAGCGCGCCAACGGCGTCTCGCGCCTCCATGGGCGCGTCTCGCGCGAGATGTTCGGCGCGCTCTGGCCGGGCTTCGACGCCGACGACGTGCCGATCGGCTCGGTGACGAACGGCGTGCACGCGGCGACCTGGACGTCGCCGCACCTCAAGCGCCTCGCGAGCGAGGTGCTCGGCGCGAGCGACACCACGCGCGCCGACTGGGGATCGGAGGCGCTGTCGGACGACGCGCTGTGGGCGGTGCGACGCGAGATGCGCGCGCAGCTCGTCGCCGAGGCGCGCGCCCGCACCCGCAGGCAGCACGAGCGGAACCAGGGCGCTGCGCCGGCGTGGATCGATCGGCTCCTCGACCCCGAGGTGCTGACGATCGGCTTCGCCAGGCGCGTGCCGACCTACAAGCGCCTCACGCTCATGCTGCACGACCGCGAGCGGCTGCGGGCGCTGCTCACGCATCCCGAGCGCCCGGTGCAGCTCGTCATCGCGGGCAAGTCGCATCCGGCGGACGAGCAGGGCAAGCAGCTCATCCAGGAGCTCGTGCGCTTCGCGCAGGATCCGGCGCTGCGCGAGCGCATCGTCTTCCTCGAGGACTACGACATCTCGATGGCGAAGACGCTCTACCCCGGCTGCGACGTGTGGCTCAACAACCCGCTGCGCCCGCTCGAGGCATGCGGCACGAGCGGCATGAAGGCGGCGCTCAACGGCTCGCTCAACCTCTCGATCCTCGACGGCTGGTGGGACGAGCTGCACGACGAGCAGAACGGCTGGGCCATCCCGTCCGCGAACGAGCGCGTCGACGCCGTGACGCGCGACGCGCTCGAGGCGACCGCGCTCTACGACCTCGTCGAGCACCAGGTCGCGCCGCGGTTCTACGACCGCGACGAGCGCGGCCTGCCGCGCGACTGGATCGCCTCGATCCGGCACACGCTCGAGACGCTGAGCCCCGTGCTGAGCGCGGAGCGGATGCTGCAGGAGTACGTGCGCGAGCTCTACGCGCCGGCGGCCGCCGCCGAGCGCGCGGTCTCGGCCGGCGGCTACGCGCCCGCGAAGGAGCTCGCGGCCTGGGCGACGCGCGTGGCGGAGGGCTTCGACGCGGTGCGCGTGCTGCACGTCGACATCGAGGGCGTCGACCGCGCGCCCGTCGTCGGCGACGAGATCGGCGTGCAGGTCTTCGTCGAGCTGGGAGCGCTCGCGCCCGAGGACGTGGCCGTCGAGCTCGTCGCGGGCACGATGACCGAGGCGGGCGACCTGCGCGACACCCGCGCGTTCGCGCTCGAGCACGCGGAGGCGGCCGGCTCAGCGCAGCGGTTCGCGGCGCGGCTCGAGGTCGATCGCGCCGGCACCTTCGGATACGGCGTGCGCGTCGTGCCGTCGCACCCGCTGCTCGCGTCGCCCGCCGAGCTCGGGCTCGTCGCCGTCGCGGGCTGA
- a CDS encoding AI-2E family transporter encodes MRVKGAFQIGLLGGLGVLLAIAIAAAVGQVSSVLVYAFAAIFLALGIDPIVQFLTRHRFPRWLAVLTVIVVILGAFTGIVLIVVPVIVDQFSTLVQGIVRAFQDGLLEDVLDWAQQTFPGIDWQGMIDDTLSALQDPNTYASLPPQLGGIVTTIIGAIGATAAAIFGGFIVFVLMLYFMGSLPSLKSAMYRLVPASKRPTFIRIAEEIMTSIGRFVTGQFTLGLINGVLSFVMLSIVGSELAAVYAFIAFLASTIPLVGTITASVVISLLVLLLDGPATALPVAIYYAVYMQAEAYFISPQIMNRAVKVPGVVVVLAALTGGTLLGILGALVAIPVAAAIQLILKEVVIPRQDSL; translated from the coding sequence ATGAGGGTGAAGGGTGCGTTCCAGATCGGCCTGCTCGGCGGGCTCGGCGTGCTGCTCGCGATCGCGATCGCCGCCGCGGTCGGCCAGGTCTCCTCGGTGCTCGTCTACGCGTTCGCCGCGATCTTCCTCGCGCTCGGCATCGATCCGATCGTGCAGTTCCTCACCCGGCATCGCTTCCCGCGCTGGCTCGCGGTCCTCACGGTCATCGTCGTGATCCTCGGCGCGTTCACCGGCATCGTCCTCATCGTCGTGCCGGTCATCGTCGACCAGTTCTCGACCCTCGTGCAGGGCATCGTCCGCGCCTTCCAGGACGGGCTGCTCGAGGACGTGCTCGACTGGGCCCAGCAGACCTTCCCCGGCATCGACTGGCAGGGGATGATCGACGACACGCTCTCGGCGCTGCAGGATCCGAACACCTACGCATCGCTGCCGCCGCAGCTCGGCGGCATCGTCACGACGATCATCGGCGCGATCGGGGCCACGGCCGCCGCGATCTTTGGCGGCTTCATCGTGTTCGTGCTCATGCTGTACTTCATGGGCTCGCTGCCCTCGCTGAAGTCGGCGATGTACCGCCTCGTCCCCGCCTCGAAGCGCCCGACGTTCATCCGCATCGCGGAGGAGATCATGACGTCGATCGGTCGATTCGTGACGGGGCAGTTCACGCTCGGCCTCATCAACGGCGTGCTGTCGTTCGTCATGCTGTCGATCGTCGGCTCCGAGCTCGCCGCCGTGTACGCCTTCATCGCCTTCCTCGCCTCGACGATCCCGCTCGTGGGCACCATCACGGCATCGGTCGTGATCTCGCTGCTCGTGCTGCTCCTCGACGGGCCCGCCACGGCGCTGCCCGTGGCGATCTACTACGCGGTGTACATGCAGGCGGAGGCGTACTTCATCAGCCCGCAGATCATGAACCGCGCCGTCAAGGTGCCGGGCGTCGTGGTCGTGCTCGCCGCCCTCACGGGCGGCACGCTGCTCGGCATCCTGGGTGCGCTCGTCGCGATCCCCGTGGCCGCCGCGATCCAGCTCATCCTCAAGGAGGTCGTCATCCCGCGGCAGGACTCCCTGTAG
- a CDS encoding tetratricopeptide repeat protein produces the protein MTDRLPASMAGAVDLSGLAARHARPAAAQQPAPGDGDAPQGGVGVIVDVTDADFAQIVELSRTVPVVVDIWAEWCGPCRQLTPVLERLVTGYAGRLVLAKVDADRNPQLVQAFQAQSIPTVAAVIGGRPAALFTGAIPEAQVADVLEQVLAFAAQEGVTGRLPVGEPGEQAAEPTEPPLPPLHQEAHDALDRGDLAGAIDAFERAIVANPRDGEAIAGLANVRLLDRLQGASADEIRRAAADAPSDVDAQMRVADLDVSGGHVEDAFARLLELVASTTGDERQQVRLRLLDFFEIVGADDPRVAAARRRLTTLLY, from the coding sequence ATGACCGATCGTCTGCCCGCGTCGATGGCGGGAGCCGTCGACCTGTCCGGTCTCGCGGCGCGCCACGCGCGCCCCGCCGCCGCGCAGCAGCCCGCGCCCGGCGACGGCGATGCGCCGCAGGGCGGCGTCGGCGTCATCGTCGACGTGACCGATGCCGACTTCGCGCAGATCGTCGAGCTGTCGCGCACCGTGCCGGTCGTCGTGGACATCTGGGCGGAGTGGTGCGGGCCCTGCAGGCAGCTCACGCCCGTGCTCGAGCGCCTCGTCACGGGCTACGCGGGCCGGCTCGTGCTGGCGAAGGTCGACGCCGACCGCAACCCGCAGCTCGTGCAGGCGTTCCAGGCGCAGTCGATCCCGACCGTCGCGGCCGTCATCGGCGGTCGCCCCGCTGCGCTGTTCACGGGCGCCATCCCCGAGGCGCAGGTCGCCGACGTGCTCGAGCAGGTGCTCGCCTTCGCGGCGCAGGAGGGCGTCACCGGCCGGCTGCCCGTCGGGGAGCCGGGGGAGCAGGCCGCCGAGCCGACCGAGCCGCCCCTGCCGCCGCTGCATCAGGAGGCGCACGACGCGCTCGACCGCGGCGACCTCGCAGGGGCGATCGATGCCTTCGAGCGCGCGATCGTCGCGAACCCGCGTGACGGCGAGGCGATCGCGGGACTCGCCAACGTGCGACTGCTCGATCGGCTCCAGGGTGCCTCGGCGGACGAGATCCGCCGGGCCGCCGCCGACGCGCCGAGCGACGTGGATGCGCAGATGCGGGTCGCCGACCTCGACGTCTCGGGCGGCCACGTCGAGGACGCGTTCGCCCGGCTCCTCGAGCTCGTCGCATCCACGACCGGCGACGAGCGACAGCAGGTGCGCCTGCGCCTGCTCGACTTCTTCGAGATCGTGGGCGCCGACGACCCGCGCGTCGCCGCGGCGCGGCGCAGGCTCACGACGCTGCTCTACTGA
- a CDS encoding lytic transglycosylase domain-containing protein: MFSRTDAPARRTRTRGVVSIAALVAASAFVAVSLVDPSVATYAEDSGLQSENPLAQGIGEVTGSGDAVQRDDLLVESPTPTPTPTPTPTQAASTGSSAAAPSLPAVAAPDPGSAQAIARDMVLARGWGDDQYQCLYLLWQRESGWNVYAHNASSGAYGIPQALPGSKMATAGADWQTNPVTQISWGLGYISGRYGTPCGAWGHSESVGWY, translated from the coding sequence ATGTTCTCTCGTACCGATGCTCCTGCGCGCCGCACGCGGACGCGCGGCGTCGTGTCGATCGCGGCGCTCGTCGCCGCGAGCGCCTTCGTCGCGGTCTCCCTCGTCGACCCGAGCGTCGCGACGTACGCCGAGGACTCGGGCTTGCAGAGCGAGAACCCGCTCGCGCAGGGCATCGGCGAGGTCACGGGATCGGGCGATGCGGTGCAGCGCGACGACCTGCTCGTCGAGAGCCCCACGCCGACGCCGACCCCCACGCCGACCCCCACCCAGGCCGCGTCCACCGGCTCGTCGGCTGCGGCGCCGTCGCTGCCCGCCGTGGCCGCGCCGGATCCCGGCTCGGCGCAGGCCATCGCGCGCGACATGGTCCTCGCGCGGGGCTGGGGCGACGACCAGTACCAGTGCCTGTACCTGCTGTGGCAGCGCGAGTCCGGCTGGAACGTCTACGCGCACAACGCCTCGAGCGGCGCCTACGGCATCCCGCAGGCGCTCCCGGGCTCGAAGATGGCCACGGCCGGCGCCGACTGGCAGACGAACCCCGTCACGCAGATCTCGTGGGGCCTCGGCTACATCTCCGGCCGCTACGGCACGCCGTGCGGCGCGTGGGGCCACTCCGAGTCCGTCGGCTGGTACTGA
- a CDS encoding alpha-1,4-glucan--maltose-1-phosphate maltosyltransferase, with product MPGPDEPASAEPTPAEPTPAAPTPAASAAPADARVDPRTQVHTGRIPVRDLFPAIPGSPHPAKAVVGEVVPFSATVFREGHDQIGATLVLTAPSGAVHREPMRLVAPGTDRWTALAAIDEQGMWSWHVEGWSDDWGTWLHDAEIKIGAGIDVELMLEIGARLMERSIAEAAGPASLAETAAVLRDRTRTPQERWAAATTLTMRTIMEAHPPRALVSASEDVPLRVERRRALVGSWYELFPRSEGARKTKDGWISGTFQTAKERIPAVAAMGFDVLYLPPIHPIGEVNRKGPNNSLTPGPGDPGSPWAIGSKDGGHDAIHPDLGTIDDLRDFVAEAAAHGIEVALDFALQCAPDHPWVTEHPDWFTQLPDGTIAFAENPPKKYQDIYPINFDHDPAGIAHETVRLLEQWIDCGVQIFRVDNPHTKPVWFWEWVIRTITDRHPDVMFHAEAFTRPAMMQTLAQVGFQQSVTYYAWRNTKQELSEYLAEVSGEQAAWFRPNFWTNTPDILTEFLQFGGVPAYKIRAAIAATGVPSWAVYAGYELIEDVARPGSEENVDNEKYEYKERDWAKAERLGTSIAPYLTMLNRIRAEHPALQQLRNLSVHWSDDDAVLVFAKHLDGRFTPSGEDDTIIVVANVDPHSVRQTMVHLDLEAIGLEPGSTFSVHDLVTDQVWEWGDDAFVRLDAFVEPVHILHVRRP from the coding sequence CTGCCGGGGCCGGACGAGCCCGCGTCAGCAGAGCCGACGCCCGCAGAGCCGACGCCCGCAGCGCCCACGCCCGCAGCGTCTGCGGCACCGGCCGACGCGCGCGTCGACCCCCGCACCCAGGTGCACACGGGCCGCATCCCCGTGCGCGACCTCTTCCCCGCCATCCCCGGCTCGCCGCATCCGGCGAAGGCCGTCGTCGGCGAGGTCGTGCCGTTCTCGGCGACGGTCTTCCGCGAGGGCCACGACCAGATCGGCGCGACCCTCGTGCTGACGGCGCCCTCGGGCGCCGTGCACCGCGAGCCCATGCGTCTCGTCGCACCCGGCACCGATCGCTGGACGGCGCTCGCGGCGATCGACGAGCAGGGCATGTGGTCGTGGCACGTCGAGGGCTGGAGCGACGACTGGGGCACGTGGCTGCACGACGCCGAGATCAAGATCGGCGCAGGCATCGACGTCGAGCTCATGCTCGAGATCGGCGCCCGGCTCATGGAGCGGTCCATCGCCGAGGCGGCGGGACCTGCGAGCCTCGCCGAGACCGCGGCCGTGCTGCGCGATCGCACGCGCACGCCGCAGGAGCGCTGGGCCGCCGCGACGACGCTCACGATGCGCACGATCATGGAGGCGCACCCCCCGCGCGCGCTCGTCTCCGCCTCCGAGGACGTGCCGCTGCGGGTCGAGCGCCGCCGCGCGCTCGTCGGCTCGTGGTACGAGCTCTTCCCCCGCTCCGAGGGCGCGCGGAAGACGAAGGACGGCTGGATCTCCGGCACGTTCCAGACCGCGAAGGAGCGCATCCCGGCCGTCGCCGCGATGGGCTTCGACGTGCTCTACCTGCCGCCGATCCATCCCATCGGCGAGGTCAACCGCAAGGGACCGAACAACTCGCTGACGCCCGGCCCCGGCGACCCCGGCAGCCCGTGGGCCATCGGCTCGAAGGACGGCGGCCACGACGCCATCCACCCGGACCTCGGCACGATCGACGACCTGCGGGACTTCGTCGCGGAGGCCGCGGCGCACGGCATCGAGGTCGCGCTGGACTTCGCGCTGCAGTGCGCGCCCGACCACCCCTGGGTCACCGAGCACCCGGACTGGTTCACGCAGCTGCCCGACGGCACGATCGCGTTCGCGGAGAACCCGCCGAAGAAGTACCAGGACATCTACCCGATCAACTTCGACCACGATCCCGCGGGCATCGCGCACGAGACCGTGCGGCTGCTCGAGCAGTGGATCGACTGCGGCGTGCAGATCTTCCGCGTCGACAACCCCCACACGAAGCCGGTCTGGTTCTGGGAGTGGGTGATCCGCACCATCACCGACCGGCACCCGGACGTCATGTTCCACGCGGAGGCCTTCACGCGCCCCGCGATGATGCAGACGCTCGCGCAGGTGGGCTTCCAGCAGTCGGTCACCTACTATGCGTGGCGCAACACGAAGCAGGAGCTGAGCGAGTACCTCGCCGAGGTCTCCGGCGAGCAGGCGGCGTGGTTCCGCCCGAACTTCTGGACGAACACGCCCGACATCCTCACGGAGTTCCTGCAGTTCGGCGGCGTCCCCGCGTACAAGATCCGTGCCGCCATCGCGGCGACCGGGGTACCGTCCTGGGCCGTGTACGCCGGCTACGAGCTCATCGAGGACGTGGCCAGGCCCGGGTCCGAGGAGAACGTCGACAACGAGAAGTACGAGTACAAGGAGCGCGACTGGGCGAAGGCCGAGCGGCTCGGCACCTCGATCGCGCCCTACCTCACCATGCTGAACCGCATCCGCGCCGAGCACCCTGCGCTGCAGCAGCTGCGCAACCTCTCCGTGCACTGGAGCGACGACGACGCGGTGCTCGTCTTCGCGAAGCACCTCGACGGACGCTTCACGCCGTCCGGCGAGGACGACACGATCATCGTGGTCGCCAACGTCGACCCGCACTCGGTGCGACAGACGATGGTGCACCTCGACCTCGAGGCCATCGGCCTCGAGCCGGGCTCGACCTTCTCGGTGCACGACCTCGTGACCGATCAGGTGTGGGAGTGGGGCGACGACGCGTTCGTGCGGCTCGACGCCTTCGTCGAGCCCGTCCACATCCTGCACGTGAGGCGGCCATGA